The following proteins come from a genomic window of Paenibacillus spongiae:
- a CDS encoding CpsD/CapB family tyrosine-protein kinase — MSQTEARPIITDLNPMSPISEAYRTLRTNLQFASVDRTLQLLMVTSASPREGKTTTINNLAVAYAQSEKSVILVDADLRKPTAHQTYNLSNRCGLTNVLTGQAAAADAIKETQISHLSVLPSGLIPPNPSELLGSRKMDQLLEELRSRFDIVLIDTPPVLAVSDAQVMATRCDGVLLVVNARSVKRQQAVKARDALQFVQANIVGVMLNQTSSRDVGAYYEYSQ; from the coding sequence ATGTCTCAAACTGAAGCAAGACCGATTATTACGGATCTCAACCCGATGTCACCGATCTCCGAGGCTTACCGCACCTTGCGCACTAATTTGCAGTTTGCATCCGTGGACCGTACGCTCCAGCTTCTCATGGTTACATCGGCCAGCCCTCGGGAAGGCAAGACGACGACGATCAATAACTTGGCCGTTGCTTATGCCCAGAGCGAGAAGTCGGTGATTCTGGTGGATGCCGATTTGCGCAAGCCGACCGCACATCAAACCTATAATCTGTCGAACCGGTGCGGTCTGACGAATGTGCTCACCGGTCAAGCTGCGGCTGCCGATGCGATCAAAGAAACGCAGATTTCCCATTTGAGCGTACTGCCTTCGGGATTGATACCGCCTAATCCTTCAGAACTGCTCGGATCCCGCAAGATGGATCAGCTGCTCGAAGAACTGCGGTCCCGGTTCGATATTGTCCTCATCGACACGCCGCCGGTACTAGCCGTTAGCGATGCGCAGGTGATGGCCACCCGATGCGACGGCGTTCTTCTGGTCGTGAACGCCCGCAGCGTGAAGAGGCAGCAGGCTGTCAAGGCGCGCGATGCGCTGCAATTCGTACAGGCGAATATCGTCGGGGTCATGCTGAATCAAACGTCGAGCCGGGATGTGGGCGCCTATTACGAATATTCGCAGTAA
- a CDS encoding glycosyltransferase family 1 protein codes for MAGKIKVLHVVGKMHPGGIETLLMNVYRHTDREKYEFHFAVQTDEKAFYDDEIESLGGKILHQPHPQRGLSRFRKELEANIRKNGPYAAIHSHIFGFSGYVLKIASGLGIPVRISHSHTVHRDAKQPLLRRIYRAYMQRLILRNATHLLGCSRHACESLFGKDCWEDRRVMIFPNAIALGPYESLPADRASLRAKLGIHDPDIPVFAHIGRFQEMKNHSFLIDRFAEFAATCPQAKLLLIGDGPDRARIEEQVHRLGLSQQVEFLGQRKDIPELLGAADGFVLPSLIEGLGIVVIEAQAAGVPCLVSEAVPEEADLELGLVRKLRLDDPPNRWVEALGMLAETPQPEWARRRSALEKSGFNMVSSVRRLELLYGG; via the coding sequence ATGGCAGGGAAAATCAAAGTGCTGCATGTCGTGGGAAAGATGCATCCCGGCGGGATCGAGACGCTTCTCATGAACGTGTACCGGCATACAGACCGGGAGAAGTACGAATTCCACTTCGCGGTACAAACCGATGAAAAGGCCTTCTACGATGACGAAATCGAGAGCTTAGGCGGCAAGATTCTGCATCAGCCTCACCCTCAGCGGGGGTTAAGCCGGTTCCGTAAGGAGCTGGAAGCGAACATTCGCAAGAACGGCCCCTATGCCGCCATTCACAGCCACATTTTCGGATTCAGCGGATATGTGCTCAAGATCGCCAGCGGGCTTGGCATTCCCGTTCGCATCAGCCACAGCCACACGGTTCATCGCGATGCGAAGCAGCCGCTTCTGAGGAGGATATACCGGGCTTACATGCAGCGTCTTATACTGCGCAATGCGACACATCTTCTCGGCTGCTCGCGTCATGCTTGCGAATCGTTGTTCGGCAAGGACTGCTGGGAAGACCGGCGGGTGATGATTTTTCCGAATGCAATCGCATTAGGGCCTTATGAATCGCTGCCGGCAGACCGAGCTTCGCTGCGGGCCAAGCTGGGTATTCATGATCCTGACATTCCTGTGTTCGCGCATATCGGCCGCTTTCAAGAAATGAAGAATCATTCCTTCCTGATCGACCGGTTCGCGGAATTTGCTGCGACCTGCCCGCAAGCAAAGCTGCTTTTGATCGGCGACGGCCCAGACCGGGCGCGAATCGAGGAGCAGGTGCATCGGCTCGGCCTGTCGCAGCAGGTTGAATTTCTGGGTCAGCGCAAGGACATTCCGGAGCTGCTGGGCGCTGCGGACGGATTCGTCCTCCCTTCATTAATCGAAGGCCTCGGGATCGTCGTCATTGAAGCGCAGGCGGCAGGCGTTCCTTGTCTCGTGTCGGAGGCGGTGCCGGAGGAAGCGGATCTGGAGCTCGGGCTGGTTCGTAAGCTGCGTCTTGACGATCCTCCGAACCGATGGGTTGAAGCGCTCGGAATGCTTGCGGAAACCCCGCAGCCCGAGTGGGCGAGGAGGCGCAGCGCATTAGAGAAGTCCGGCTTTAATATGGTCAGCAGCGTACGACGGTTGGAGCTTCTCTATGGGGGTTAA
- a CDS encoding sugar transferase produces the protein MRKVAHVCTSGISHKILGDKLALLQAAGYDVTFISSGDGIDSTIQAAYPFQWRSVPMNRAIKPFQDMRSIWRMRKLFKTERYDIVHTHTAKAGIIGRIAARLSGVPIVIHTSHGLPFYSGQSRIAYNVYRLLEKAGAWFCDALASQNHEDIAVMQRLAPWRKMYYEGNGVDLDKLDSAGLNAIHKLKAEDLKRAYGIREDVPMLLMAARFETVKDHNLLLDGLLHAKREGRLGWVTVLAGQGPLEGEIRKRIESEGLAGDVVLIGQQSPLVPWLLMSDAVTLTSEKEGIPRSLMEAMAYGKPVVATDVLGTRELVRSGEAKWRNGDEPTGMLVPYKNAEKLADALIRLMTNEGLRMKLGMAGRRRIENHFTETAVVERIAAMYRETERRVGGRWGRRFQLLLKRTVDLTVSLPAIALLSPVIALTALAVRIKLGGPVLFKQQRPGKFGVPFHVYKFRTMTDARRPDGELLPDEVRLTAFGKLLRKLSLDELPQLFNVVRGDMSLIGPRPLLMEYLPLYSDEQARRHDLRPGITGWAQVNGRNSVSWEEKFRLDVWYVDHQSFWLDLKIAFMTVFKVMKREGIQQEGQATVRKFVGSREAEGA, from the coding sequence ATGAGAAAAGTGGCGCATGTGTGCACGTCGGGCATCAGCCACAAAATACTGGGCGATAAGCTGGCCTTGCTGCAAGCGGCCGGTTATGACGTAACCTTCATATCGTCAGGAGACGGAATCGATTCGACGATTCAAGCCGCTTACCCGTTCCAATGGCGGAGCGTGCCGATGAACCGGGCCATCAAGCCGTTTCAGGATATGAGATCGATCTGGCGAATGCGAAAGCTGTTCAAGACGGAACGCTACGATATCGTGCACACCCATACGGCGAAGGCTGGCATTATCGGCCGCATTGCTGCCCGGTTGTCCGGCGTGCCGATTGTCATTCATACGAGCCACGGTCTTCCGTTCTATAGCGGACAATCCCGCATCGCGTATAACGTTTACCGTCTTCTGGAGAAAGCGGGAGCATGGTTCTGCGATGCGCTGGCGTCTCAGAACCATGAGGATATCGCCGTCATGCAGCGGCTCGCGCCCTGGCGGAAGATGTATTACGAGGGCAACGGCGTCGATTTGGACAAGCTGGATTCCGCAGGCCTGAACGCGATTCATAAGCTGAAGGCCGAGGATTTGAAGCGCGCCTACGGGATCCGGGAGGATGTTCCGATGCTGCTGATGGCAGCGCGTTTCGAAACCGTTAAGGATCATAACCTGCTTCTTGACGGACTGCTTCACGCCAAGCGCGAAGGCAGACTCGGCTGGGTCACCGTTCTCGCCGGACAAGGTCCGCTGGAAGGCGAAATCCGCAAGCGGATTGAATCGGAAGGGTTAGCCGGGGACGTTGTTCTCATCGGACAGCAATCTCCGCTCGTGCCTTGGCTGCTCATGTCCGATGCGGTGACGCTGACGAGCGAGAAGGAAGGCATTCCGCGTTCGTTGATGGAGGCGATGGCTTACGGTAAGCCGGTCGTGGCTACCGATGTGCTTGGAACCCGCGAGCTCGTTCGAAGCGGAGAGGCCAAGTGGCGGAATGGGGACGAGCCGACGGGCATGCTGGTTCCCTACAAGAATGCCGAGAAGCTTGCCGATGCGCTCATCCGGTTGATGACGAATGAAGGCCTGCGGATGAAGCTTGGCATGGCCGGCCGGCGGCGGATTGAGAATCACTTTACCGAGACGGCGGTCGTCGAGCGGATTGCGGCGATGTACCGCGAGACGGAGAGGCGCGTTGGCGGGCGATGGGGAAGACGATTTCAGCTGCTGCTGAAGCGGACGGTCGATCTGACGGTCAGCTTGCCGGCAATCGCGCTGCTATCGCCGGTCATTGCGCTTACTGCGCTTGCCGTACGAATCAAGCTGGGCGGACCTGTCTTGTTCAAGCAGCAGCGTCCGGGCAAATTCGGCGTCCCCTTCCATGTGTATAAATTCAGGACGATGACGGATGCAAGGAGACCTGACGGGGAACTGCTGCCCGATGAGGTTCGATTGACCGCCTTTGGTAAATTGCTGCGCAAGCTTAGTCTCGACGAGCTGCCTCAGCTCTTCAATGTCGTTCGGGGCGATATGAGCCTGATCGGTCCTAGGCCGCTTCTTATGGAATATTTGCCACTGTATTCGGATGAGCAAGCGAGAAGGCATGATCTTAGACCCGGCATAACGGGCTGGGCGCAGGTGAACGGCCGCAACAGCGTGTCCTGGGAGGAGAAATTCCGCCTTGATGTGTGGTATGTGGATCATCAATCGTTCTGGCTCGACTTGAAAATCGCCTTTATGACAGTGTTCAAAGTGATGAAACGGGAAGGTATTCAGCAGGAAGGGCAAGCCACGGTACGCAAGTTCGTTGGCAGCAGGGAAGCAGAAGGCGCATAA
- a CDS encoding oligosaccharide flippase family protein has protein sequence MAKVETLAAQEQSSSVKKMLRRGGSISFLINSSGMALALLMQVMLARMLGAAAYGTYAFVSTVVTFLVFPTKLGFDTSIVRLVASYRAMNEWGFIKGLLRRANQIGMALSMTAMILGAVYLIFSSDSMTTERVVTYAAGLATIPLLTLATLRQSVLQALKDVLFSQMPEKIVRPIITMAILACWIGLFGNEADAGVAMISFAAAVAISWVIGAVVLRKRIGSQIEAVEPRYDTRSWTKLSVSLMLNAGMYLILGQLGVLMMGMMHSETESGLFSAAVRLATLAAFALTAVNMTAAPMLSELYATGKRKQLQHVCQTSGFSGFVFAAMLMVAFAAGGKLLLGLFGAEFRASYWPMLIMTFGQVVNAYCGQNGMMATMTGRQNALTKALIVSTILNIVLNVALIPLIGMIGAAIATTVGLVCWNVIMVVFVYRKMGILTVAWLPKRAWNRLLEAAPVPSVSGSETVQSGKEG, from the coding sequence ATGGCTAAAGTCGAAACACTCGCAGCTCAGGAGCAAAGCTCCTCCGTAAAGAAGATGCTGAGGCGGGGAGGCAGCATCAGCTTCCTCATTAACTCCAGCGGTATGGCACTGGCTCTGCTCATGCAGGTTATGCTGGCCCGTATGCTGGGTGCGGCAGCTTACGGCACCTATGCCTTCGTCTCGACGGTGGTCACGTTTCTCGTATTTCCGACCAAGCTTGGCTTCGATACGTCAATCGTCCGGTTGGTCGCATCGTACCGTGCCATGAATGAATGGGGGTTCATTAAGGGGCTGCTCCGCAGAGCGAATCAAATTGGTATGGCTCTCTCTATGACGGCCATGATTCTGGGCGCCGTGTACTTGATCTTCAGCTCAGACTCGATGACGACCGAGAGGGTCGTGACTTATGCGGCAGGGTTGGCAACCATTCCGCTGCTGACGCTGGCAACGCTCCGGCAAAGCGTCCTGCAAGCGCTCAAGGATGTGCTGTTCTCGCAGATGCCGGAGAAAATCGTGCGCCCGATCATTACGATGGCCATCCTGGCGTGCTGGATCGGGTTATTCGGGAACGAAGCGGATGCCGGCGTGGCGATGATCAGCTTCGCTGCGGCAGTGGCCATCAGCTGGGTGATCGGGGCCGTCGTCCTGCGGAAACGGATCGGCAGTCAGATCGAAGCGGTAGAGCCAAGGTACGATACCCGCTCCTGGACGAAGCTGTCCGTATCGCTCATGCTCAATGCCGGCATGTATCTCATACTCGGCCAGCTGGGCGTCCTCATGATGGGGATGATGCATTCGGAGACGGAATCCGGTTTGTTCTCCGCAGCGGTCCGGCTTGCGACATTGGCCGCATTCGCGCTTACCGCCGTGAATATGACCGCTGCTCCGATGCTCTCCGAGCTGTACGCAACCGGCAAACGCAAGCAGCTGCAGCATGTATGCCAGACGTCGGGCTTCTCCGGCTTTGTCTTCGCCGCCATGCTGATGGTCGCATTCGCCGCAGGCGGCAAGCTGCTGCTCGGACTGTTCGGAGCCGAGTTCCGCGCTTCGTATTGGCCGATGCTGATCATGACCTTCGGTCAAGTCGTGAACGCCTATTGCGGCCAGAACGGCATGATGGCGACGATGACTGGCCGTCAGAATGCGCTCACCAAGGCGCTCATTGTGTCGACGATATTGAATATTGTCTTGAATGTCGCGCTAATTCCGCTCATAGGCATGATCGGCGCAGCCATTGCGACTACGGTCGGTCTCGTCTGCTGGAATGTGATCATGGTGGTATTCGTCTACCGGAAAATGGGTATCTTGACCGTTGCCTGGCTGCCCAAACGAGCGTGGAATCGATTGCTGGAAGCCGCACCGGTTCCTTCGGTTTCCGGCAGTGAAACTGTTCAATCAGGAAAGGAGGGATAG
- a CDS encoding YveK family protein, translating into MTTELDLKHYISIIRKRIWIVALVVVLGTAAAGVISYMLIKPVYQAYTKLIVNSPNIKAGMLQLDLNAINTNISLINTYKEIIRTPAIMDLVVQKHPEFGVTTEELMQKITFSSVNGTQVVTLTYTDHDYKKAANIVNAISEVFQEQIPQIMMVDNVYLLHMAKVEKMPSPVKPNPKVNMAISFVLCFLLGIGIILLLDYFDDTIKTEADVERALGLPTLGAVPSIKQGDLKRKRRKSTISAKAGEASHVSN; encoded by the coding sequence TTGACGACTGAACTGGATTTAAAACATTATATATCGATCATTCGCAAGCGGATCTGGATTGTCGCTCTTGTTGTCGTGCTAGGAACGGCAGCGGCCGGCGTCATCAGCTATATGTTGATTAAGCCCGTCTATCAAGCCTATACGAAATTAATCGTTAATTCTCCCAACATCAAAGCAGGCATGCTGCAGTTGGATCTTAACGCAATCAATACCAATATTAGCCTGATCAATACATACAAAGAGATTATTCGCACACCGGCCATCATGGATCTGGTTGTACAGAAGCATCCCGAATTCGGCGTGACGACCGAGGAGCTCATGCAGAAGATTACGTTTAGCTCCGTGAACGGTACGCAAGTCGTCACGCTCACGTACACCGATCATGACTATAAGAAGGCAGCGAATATTGTGAACGCGATTTCGGAAGTGTTCCAAGAACAGATACCGCAGATCATGATGGTTGATAACGTCTATTTGCTTCATATGGCGAAAGTCGAGAAGATGCCTTCACCGGTCAAGCCTAATCCGAAGGTGAATATGGCAATAAGCTTCGTCCTTTGCTTCTTGCTGGGAATCGGAATCATACTGCTGCTCGATTACTTCGATGACACGATCAAGACGGAGGCGGACGTCGAGCGTGCGCTCGGACTGCCGACCTTGGGGGCTGTCCCTTCCATCAAGCAGGGCGACCTGAAGAGGAAACGGCGAAAATCTACCATCTCGGCAAAGGCGGGTGAAGCGTCTCATGTCTCAAACTGA
- a CDS encoding acyltransferase: MRGRDLFHKAKPLLHAAAGALRIVPRPVAVWMWTLSDWLPELAGVAFRYCLLKRLARRCGDNVLVGRGVELKYPERLSIGSNVSIHKHCYLDAYGELDIEDEVSIAHQSSLVSFQHTWNDESVPIRDNPVVCGKIRIGRDVWIGCGVRIMAGVEIGSRTVIAAGAVVTRQVPPGVVAAGVPAKVVKTIVASSQGDRPWQHG, from the coding sequence ATGCGGGGTCGTGATTTGTTTCATAAGGCTAAGCCGCTGCTCCATGCGGCAGCGGGTGCGCTTCGGATTGTTCCTAGGCCGGTTGCGGTATGGATGTGGACGCTCAGCGACTGGCTGCCGGAGCTTGCGGGAGTGGCTTTCCGGTATTGTCTGCTCAAGAGACTCGCCAGACGATGCGGCGATAATGTGCTCGTTGGCAGGGGCGTAGAGCTGAAGTATCCCGAGCGATTGTCGATCGGGTCGAATGTAAGCATCCACAAGCATTGCTACCTGGATGCATACGGCGAACTGGACATCGAAGATGAAGTGTCCATCGCGCATCAGTCCTCGCTTGTCTCGTTTCAGCATACATGGAACGACGAGTCGGTTCCGATTCGCGACAATCCGGTCGTCTGCGGCAAAATCCGGATCGGCCGTGACGTGTGGATCGGATGCGGCGTACGGATCATGGCCGGCGTGGAAATCGGCAGCCGTACGGTCATCGCAGCCGGTGCCGTCGTTACGCGACAAGTTCCGCCTGGCGTCGTAGCTGCAGGGGTTCCGGCGAAGGTTGTGAAAACGATTGTCGCCTCTTCGCAGGGAGACCGGCCGTGGCAGCATGGATAA
- a CDS encoding glycosyltransferase → MHVLWAHDHTFYFNETGKFFSGGKLPYAVWERYLAVFDQVTVACRGQKAQTDADMKGKTLSSGPNVDFLVLPSLSNPVNKLTKKGYVDQCLTDSIRNADAVIARMPSEIGAEAIRVARKLGKPYAIEMVACAWDGLWNYGSAQGKVYAPISLWKTRKLVRQAPYGIYVTERFLQQRYPLSSAGVSGSCSNVEIPEQNEEVLTKRLRRIAELDSGRKTPFRIGLIGSLNGKTKGIDTALRAIARIAGETQPFELNILGDGSSDRWKALAAKLGVEDRVNFCGVLPSGNAVLEWIDGLDLYIQPSFQEGLPRATIEAMSRGCPVIGSTAGGIPELVSEQWLHKPGNIKQLAAKLKHGIGNVTWMAEQAQLNFARAQQYTKPKLDQKRLSFWLSFRDYVVSRAAGGYGTAGGKVTSGMNEQENGRSAKSGQYVSNESKGAEAL, encoded by the coding sequence ATGCATGTCCTGTGGGCGCATGACCATACGTTTTATTTTAATGAAACCGGAAAATTCTTCTCAGGAGGCAAGCTGCCTTATGCGGTATGGGAACGCTATCTGGCCGTGTTCGACCAAGTGACGGTAGCATGCAGAGGCCAGAAGGCGCAGACCGATGCCGATATGAAGGGAAAAACGCTGTCCAGCGGGCCCAATGTCGACTTTCTGGTGCTGCCTTCACTGAGCAATCCTGTCAACAAGCTAACGAAGAAAGGCTACGTCGATCAATGCTTGACCGATTCGATCCGCAATGCCGATGCCGTAATTGCCCGTATGCCAAGCGAGATCGGCGCGGAAGCGATTAGGGTTGCCCGTAAGCTTGGTAAGCCGTATGCGATCGAGATGGTTGCATGCGCATGGGACGGATTATGGAATTATGGCAGCGCGCAGGGGAAAGTGTACGCTCCGATCTCGTTGTGGAAGACAAGGAAGCTCGTAAGGCAGGCACCATATGGCATCTACGTAACCGAGCGCTTCCTGCAGCAGCGTTATCCGCTGTCCAGCGCAGGAGTCTCAGGATCCTGCTCCAACGTCGAAATTCCGGAGCAGAACGAGGAGGTCCTGACGAAGCGGCTCAGACGCATTGCCGAGCTCGATTCCGGGCGCAAGACGCCTTTCCGGATCGGATTGATCGGGTCGCTGAACGGCAAGACGAAGGGAATCGATACGGCGCTTCGCGCGATCGCCCGCATCGCCGGCGAGACGCAGCCCTTCGAGCTGAATATCTTGGGAGACGGGTCCTCTGACCGCTGGAAGGCATTGGCTGCGAAGCTCGGTGTCGAGGACCGTGTAAACTTCTGCGGCGTGCTGCCGAGCGGCAATGCGGTGCTCGAATGGATCGACGGTCTTGATCTCTATATACAGCCCAGCTTTCAGGAGGGTCTGCCGAGAGCTACGATCGAGGCGATGAGCCGTGGATGCCCCGTCATCGGATCGACGGCCGGGGGGATCCCCGAGCTTGTCTCGGAACAATGGCTGCATAAGCCGGGAAACATCAAGCAGCTGGCAGCCAAGCTTAAGCATGGAATCGGCAATGTCACCTGGATGGCCGAGCAGGCGCAGCTGAACTTCGCCCGCGCCCAGCAGTATACGAAGCCGAAGCTGGATCAGAAGCGGCTATCGTTCTGGTTGTCATTCCGAGATTATGTGGTATCGCGAGCAGCAGGAGGTTATGGAACGGCAGGGGGGAAAGTGACGTCCGGAATGAACGAACAAGAAAACGGCCGCAGCGCCAAGTCGGGGCAGTATGTATCGAATGAATCGAAGGGAGCGGAGGCGCTATGA
- a CDS encoding NAD-dependent epimerase: protein MTILVTGAAGFVGYHLSERLLAEGHEVVGIDNFNDYYDVQLKKDRFGMLKRHPYFVGIEADVAKFNDLSIIFKKYKIKTVVHLAAQAGVRYSITNPFAYLDSNLVGFGNVLEACRRHEIKHLLYASSSSVYGANVKMPFSVHDSVDHPVSLYAATKKANELMAHTYSHLYGLPTTGLRFFTVYGPWGRPDMAYFSFTRDIESGVPIKVFNEGRMQRDFTYIDDIVEGIVRLHGRPPEADPDWNREQPDAGSSYAPYRVYNIGNNKPVELMTFIKTIEQKLGKQANLTYLPMQPGDVEATFADIDDLARDVGFKPTTTLDEGIGRFVDWYQTYYASRRTAEQLVR from the coding sequence ATGACCATACTTGTTACCGGAGCAGCCGGTTTTGTCGGCTATCACTTGAGTGAACGGCTTCTTGCAGAGGGACATGAGGTTGTCGGCATCGATAATTTCAACGATTATTACGACGTTCAGTTAAAGAAAGACCGGTTCGGCATGCTGAAGCGGCATCCTTATTTCGTCGGAATTGAAGCGGACGTCGCTAAATTCAATGATCTGAGCATTATCTTTAAGAAGTACAAAATCAAGACCGTCGTCCATCTGGCGGCGCAAGCAGGAGTTCGATACAGCATCACGAACCCGTTCGCTTATCTCGACTCCAATCTGGTTGGATTCGGCAACGTGCTGGAAGCGTGCAGGCGTCATGAAATCAAACATTTGCTCTACGCATCATCCAGCTCGGTCTATGGAGCGAACGTCAAGATGCCATTCAGCGTCCATGACAGTGTCGATCATCCCGTCAGCTTATATGCCGCCACGAAAAAAGCGAATGAGCTGATGGCGCACACTTACAGCCATCTGTATGGACTGCCGACGACGGGTCTTCGTTTCTTCACGGTATATGGGCCATGGGGAAGGCCGGATATGGCGTACTTCAGCTTTACACGGGATATCGAGAGCGGTGTTCCGATCAAAGTGTTTAACGAAGGACGGATGCAGCGCGATTTTACGTACATCGACGATATCGTAGAGGGTATCGTGCGGCTGCACGGTCGGCCTCCGGAAGCGGATCCGGATTGGAACCGCGAACAACCGGATGCGGGCTCCAGCTATGCGCCATACCGGGTTTATAATATCGGGAACAACAAGCCGGTCGAATTGATGACGTTCATCAAGACGATCGAACAGAAGCTTGGCAAGCAGGCGAATCTGACCTATTTACCGATGCAGCCGGGGGATGTAGAGGCAACGTTCGCGGATATCGATGACCTTGCGCGGGATGTCGGATTCAAGCCGACAACCACACTGGATGAGGGGATTGGCCGCTTCGTCGATTGGTATCAGACCTATTACGCTTCGCGGAGGACGGCCGAACAGCTTGTTCGTTAA
- a CDS encoding polysaccharide biosynthesis protein → MFAAYRTYLLIALDFSAVVFSLAVAFSLQYANPWNEPQQGLWLMYTVVAGLVGLFCTLRMKLHRRIYQYAGVSEVIAIINASLVSSIVPYAAVVLVYGFTVPAMILFHHLIGMVALMAGPRLLWRAFCDKYSTRRRSGGYRTLIIGAGSCGTLVAKELQQNDKSRHIPIGFIDDDPYKQRLTIYGLPVFGSRNDIAKITEEERIDEIIIAMPSVSKLQISAILNICKPLKAKLKIAPDLQEVIQGRTSAVRVRDVSVEDLLGRDPIRTDLDNIANYVEGKTVLVTGAGGSIGSELCRQIAPFRPERLLLLGHGENSIYLIEMELRSTFPELPIETVIADVQDRKRLEDVFGKFRPAVIFHAAAHKHVPLMERNPSEAIKNNVFGTKNVAECADQYGAERFVLISTDKAVNPTSIMGTTKRIAEMFIQSLDKHSETKFVAVRFGNVLGSRGSVIPRFKDQIAKGGPVTVTHPEMVRYFMTIPEAVQLVIQAGAFAKGGEVFILDMGKPVKIYDLAVDLIRLSGYEPNIDIEVKFSGIREGEKLYEELLTNEEGMSSTKHNRIFIGRPMQINRTELEFEIRKLEQVIGQHPNEIRAVLKHLVPTYSNVSNVS, encoded by the coding sequence ATGTTTGCTGCTTACCGCACCTATTTGCTCATTGCCCTGGATTTCTCGGCCGTGGTGTTCAGCTTGGCTGTCGCTTTCAGTCTACAGTACGCGAATCCATGGAATGAGCCTCAGCAAGGCTTATGGCTCATGTATACCGTAGTGGCAGGGCTGGTCGGTCTCTTCTGTACTTTGCGGATGAAGCTGCACCGCCGAATCTATCAGTATGCCGGAGTAAGTGAAGTGATCGCGATCATTAACGCTTCGTTAGTGTCCAGCATTGTTCCTTATGCAGCTGTGGTGCTTGTATACGGCTTTACCGTACCGGCTATGATCCTCTTTCATCATTTGATCGGTATGGTGGCCTTGATGGCCGGCCCAAGACTGCTATGGCGGGCTTTTTGTGATAAATACAGCACGCGCAGACGGTCTGGGGGATACCGGACGCTTATCATCGGTGCCGGTAGCTGCGGTACGCTGGTCGCCAAGGAGCTGCAGCAGAACGATAAATCGCGTCATATTCCTATCGGATTCATCGATGACGATCCGTACAAGCAGCGGTTGACGATCTACGGCCTGCCTGTCTTCGGCAGCAGGAATGATATCGCGAAGATTACGGAAGAAGAGCGGATCGACGAAATCATTATCGCCATGCCGTCCGTCTCTAAGCTGCAAATCTCCGCGATCCTTAATATTTGCAAGCCGCTCAAGGCGAAGCTCAAGATCGCGCCTGATCTGCAGGAGGTCATTCAAGGCAGAACGTCCGCTGTCCGCGTACGCGACGTCTCCGTAGAGGATTTGCTCGGACGCGATCCGATACGAACCGACCTGGATAACATTGCGAACTACGTGGAGGGCAAAACGGTTCTCGTTACCGGCGCCGGCGGGTCCATCGGCTCCGAGCTGTGCCGTCAAATCGCGCCATTCCGCCCGGAAAGACTGCTGCTGCTCGGACATGGGGAAAACAGCATCTATTTGATCGAGATGGAGCTGAGAAGCACCTTCCCGGAATTGCCGATTGAGACCGTGATCGCCGATGTGCAGGACCGGAAACGGCTGGAGGATGTGTTTGGCAAATTCCGTCCGGCGGTCATCTTCCACGCAGCTGCTCATAAGCACGTGCCGCTCATGGAGCGGAATCCGTCCGAAGCGATCAAGAACAACGTATTCGGCACGAAGAACGTTGCCGAGTGCGCCGACCAATACGGCGCAGAGCGTTTCGTTCTCATCTCGACCGACAAGGCGGTTAACCCGACGAGCATTATGGGTACGACCAAACGGATCGCCGAAATGTTTATTCAAAGCCTGGATAAGCACAGCGAAACGAAGTTCGTTGCCGTTCGCTTCGGCAATGTTCTCGGCAGCAGAGGCAGCGTCATCCCGCGTTTCAAGGATCAGATTGCCAAGGGCGGTCCGGTCACCGTTACGCATCCGGAGATGGTCCGTTATTTCATGACCATCCCGGAAGCCGTTCAGCTCGTTATTCAAGCCGGCGCCTTCGCCAAGGGCGGCGAAGTGTTCATTCTCGATATGGGCAAGCCTGTCAAAATATATGATCTGGCTGTCGATTTGATCCGGTTGTCCGGCTATGAACCGAATATCGATATCGAGGTTAAGTTTTCCGGGATCCGCGAAGGCGAGAAGCTCTACGAAGAGCTGCTGACCAATGAGGAAGGCATGTCTTCGACCAAGCATAACCGTATCTTTATCGGAAGGCCGATGCAGATTAACCGGACGGAGCTTGAATTCGAGATCCGCAAGCTGGAACAAGTGATCGGCCAGCATCCGAATGAAATCCGCGCCGTACTTAAGCACCTCGTGCCCACGTATAGCAACGTTTCGAACGTGTCTTAA